The proteins below are encoded in one region of Candidatus Eremiobacterota bacterium:
- a CDS encoding ATP-binding protein, producing MNYSRYLSLFVILLSVCSLAVLTIMGLCFPAPPPFVLFLFTMVLYGLSTFKIKIPRVAIELSITWPVTFFGLWIWGPWIGTSLMAAILLYIATQVRSEWKLFKEYLKDYVLSTFYNLSYCCLISCLPGMVYYLIGGTPSFSRLDLSLVLALSVSASLCFLISFLATNTRIALFENLSPFKRHVDPLGELMELSLVSLSVVAVLIYSSMGPLSLLLLIVPALCGFYLLNFGIKAAAEKDDISVLFDFARSINSTLELEATLENIAEQARKAINAEGWALFLIGGSGEDMALLIAGGTLQSLPRGREVHDKGALLSSLGNIQNPVSSFKEGAHIRETFFPHQKGEISLALFREKGKLLGFLMLVKNQFERDHRSFLTILVTQAALAISNARLYLQALETNRELRAIQAQLVQSSKMSAVGSLAAGVAHRLSRPMKTILTSFNKVSSGVERTEKLERRLSISQRAIIRCIDIHEQLSHYTQSKESNDEEIHIWPFLEDTLELLVKLLEKDNIAVEFRKTEVRPIRGRADHLSQVITNLILNSKDALITARGTDRKIIITAFEAGKALHISVEDNGTGIREEVKERIFEPFFSTKDIGQGTGLGLSVSLEIVKRMGGAISVDSEPGKGAKFTISLPYPEATLDRAPGDVPDK from the coding sequence ATGAATTACAGCCGCTATCTTTCCCTGTTTGTCATTCTCCTCTCGGTCTGCTCCCTGGCGGTGCTCACCATCATGGGGCTCTGCTTCCCTGCCCCGCCGCCCTTTGTGCTTTTCCTGTTCACCATGGTGCTCTATGGACTGAGCACTTTTAAAATCAAGATCCCCCGTGTCGCCATAGAGCTCTCAATCACCTGGCCCGTCACGTTCTTCGGGCTGTGGATCTGGGGGCCCTGGATAGGGACAAGCCTCATGGCAGCCATATTGCTGTACATCGCCACGCAGGTGCGGAGTGAATGGAAGCTCTTCAAGGAGTACCTGAAGGACTATGTCCTCTCGACATTCTACAACCTCTCATACTGCTGCCTTATCTCGTGCCTTCCCGGCATGGTCTATTACCTCATTGGCGGGACTCCCTCATTTTCCCGCCTTGATCTCTCACTCGTGCTGGCTCTCTCTGTTTCCGCCTCCCTGTGCTTTCTGATCAGCTTTCTTGCTACCAACACGAGGATTGCCCTCTTCGAGAATCTCTCCCCCTTCAAGCGCCATGTCGATCCCCTTGGCGAGCTCATGGAGCTGTCCCTCGTCTCTCTCAGCGTTGTGGCGGTTCTCATTTACAGCAGCATGGGGCCTCTCTCCCTTCTTCTGCTCATCGTGCCCGCTCTCTGCGGATTCTATCTTCTCAACTTCGGGATCAAGGCGGCGGCAGAAAAAGACGACATCTCCGTGCTCTTCGATTTTGCGAGGAGTATCAACAGCACTCTTGAGCTTGAAGCCACCCTTGAAAACATCGCGGAACAGGCAAGGAAGGCCATCAATGCCGAGGGATGGGCCCTCTTTCTCATAGGCGGGTCCGGTGAGGATATGGCTCTTCTCATTGCGGGAGGAACGCTTCAATCACTGCCCCGGGGCCGGGAAGTGCACGACAAGGGCGCCCTTCTCTCGTCGCTTGGAAATATTCAGAACCCCGTCTCATCATTCAAGGAAGGGGCCCATATCAGGGAGACTTTCTTCCCCCATCAGAAAGGGGAGATCTCCCTTGCGCTCTTCAGGGAGAAGGGGAAGCTCCTGGGATTTCTGATGCTTGTGAAGAATCAGTTTGAAAGGGATCACCGCAGCTTCCTTACCATCCTTGTCACCCAGGCGGCCCTTGCCATATCGAATGCCCGCCTCTATCTCCAAGCCCTGGAGACCAACAGGGAGCTCAGGGCGATACAGGCGCAGCTTGTCCAGTCAAGCAAGATGTCTGCCGTGGGTTCTCTGGCTGCAGGAGTGGCCCACAGGCTCAGCAGGCCCATGAAGACTATCCTCACAAGCTTCAACAAAGTCTCTTCAGGCGTCGAAAGGACCGAGAAGCTTGAAAGGCGCCTCTCCATCTCCCAGAGGGCCATCATACGGTGCATTGATATCCATGAGCAGCTTTCCCACTACACGCAGAGCAAAGAGAGCAACGACGAGGAGATACATATATGGCCCTTTCTGGAGGACACTCTGGAGCTCCTCGTCAAGCTCCTGGAAAAGGACAATATCGCCGTGGAGTTCAGGAAAACAGAGGTGCGCCCCATCAGGGGCAGGGCCGATCATCTCTCACAGGTGATCACCAACCTCATCCTTAACAGCAAGGACGCTCTTATAACGGCGCGAGGCACTGACAGGAAGATTATCATAACAGCCTTCGAAGCCGGCAAGGCACTTCATATCTCGGTGGAAGACAATGGCACCGGCATCAGGGAAGAGGTAAAAGAAAGAATTTTCGAGCCCTTTTTCTCCACCAAGGATATAGGCCAGGGCACGGGGCTCGGGCTCTCGGTGAGCCTCGAGATAGTGAAGAGGATGGGAGGCGCCATCTCAGTGG